In Kineococcus rhizosphaerae, the genomic stretch TCCAGGTCCCCCATGGTCTGCTGGGCCCGCCGGACGGCCGGGGCGTGCGCGGTCTCCCACGCCAGCACCGCGGCCGCCGCGTCCAGCGGCTGCCCGTCGCCCGTGGCCGGGGCCTCGGCGACGACGGCCGCGGTGAAGTCGCGGACCGCGGAGTACAGGTCGTCGCGCAGGGCCGCCCGGGCCAGGGACTGCCACCGGTCCGAGCGCGGCAGCGCGCTGATCCCGTTGAGGACGGACTCGATGGCGTAGCGGTCCGACAGCTCGTACCAGACCTGCGCGATCTCCTCCACGGTGCGCCCGGCGGCGGCCGCGACCTCGACGACGTCCAGCAGCGGGAACAGCGACAGCAGCGACGCCGTCCGCCGCGCCTCCTGCTCGGGCACACCCCGCTCGGTGAACCACGCGGCCTCGGTCTCGACCGTGGCCGCGTCCTGGCCCTTCATCAGGCCCGTACCCCCCGCCTCGGCGATCCGGGGCGCCAGCTGCGCCACCGCGGGCCGGAAGCGGGCGATCTCGGCCGGCACGTCGACGCCCTCCGGGCGGGTGTGCAGCAGCCACCGCACCGAGCGGTCCAGCAACCGCTGGTGCTCCTGGCGCAGGCGGGACTGCGCGAACGCCTCGACCTGCCCGTCCAGGGCCTCCACCGCGGCGGCCCGCTCGCCCAGCCCGAACACCTCCGAGGCCACCACGAAGGCGCGGACGACGTCGGCGGGGTCGCTGCCGGTCTCCTCGGCGGCGCGGAAGGCGAACGTCAGCCCCCCCGTGCCGACGACGTGGTTCACCAGGACCGTCGTGGCGATCTCCCGCCGCAGCGGGTGGTCGGCCAGGTGGTCGCCGAACCGCTCCCCGAGCTCGGCGGGGAAGTACCCGCGCAACGTGCTCGCCACCCACTCCTCGTCCGGCAGCGAGCTGCCCAGCACGGCGCGGCCGAGGCTGATCTTGGCGTGGGCGAGGAGCACGGACAGTTCCGGCATCGTCAGGCCGCCGCCGTCGCGGGCCCGGCGGTCCAGTTCGGCCGACGACGGCAACGCCTCGAGCCGCCGGTCCACGTCGCCGCTGCGCACCAGCGCGTCCAGGAACCGCCGGTGCGCCGGCAGCAACCCCGCGGCGAAGCCGCCCTCCACGGACAGGACGACGTTCTGGTCGTAGTTGTCGCGCAGCACCAGCCGGCCGACCTCGTCGGTCATCCGCAGCAGCGTCTCGTTCCGGTCGGCGGGGTCGAGCTCGCCCTGCGTGACGAGGTGGTCCAGCAGGATCTTGATGTTGACCTCGTGGTCGGAGCAGTCCACCCCGGCGGAGTTGTCGATGGCGTCGGTGTTCAGCTTGACGCCCGTCCCGGCGTTGCCCAGGGTCGCGGCCTCGATGCGCCCGCGCTGGGTCAGGCCGAGGTTCCCGCCCTCGCCGACGACCTTGACCCGCAGGTCCCGGCCGTCGATGCGGATGGCGTCGTTGGCCTTGTCCCCCACGTCGGCGTGCGACTCGGTGGAGGCCTTCACGTACGTGCCGATCCCGCCGTTCCAGAACAGGTCCACCGGCGCCGCCAGGACCGCCTTCAGCAGGTCGGTCGGAGGCAGCGACCGCGTGCCCGGTTCCAGGCCGAGGCGTTCGGCGACCTGCGGGCTGACGGGGACCGACTTCGCCGTCCGCGGGTACACGCCCCCGCCCGCGGAGATGAGCGAGGCGTCGTAGTCGGCCCACGAGGAGCGCGGCAGCGCGAACAACCGGGCCCGTTCGGCGTGCGAGGCCGCCGGATCGGGGTTCGGGTCGAGGAACACGTGCCGGTGGTCGAACGCCGCCACGAGCTGGATCCGCTCGGACAGGAGCATCCCGTTGCCGAACACGTCACCGCTCATGTCACCCACGCCGACGACCGTGAACGGTTCCGTCTGGGTGTCGTGCCCCAGCTCGCGGAAGTGCCGCCGCACGCTCTCCCAGGCCCCGCGGGCGGTGATGCCCATCGCCTTGTGGTCGTAGCCCACCGACCCGCCCGACGCGAACGCGTCCCCGAGCCAGAACCCGCGCGAGACGGCGATCTCGTTGGCGATGTCGGAGAACGTCGCCGTCCCCTTGTCCGCGGCCACGACCAGGTAGGAGTCGTCGCCGTCGTAGCGCACGACGTCGACCGGGGGCACCGTGGTCCGGACCCCGTCGACGGTGCGCAGGTCGTCCGTGATGTCCAGCAACCCCGCGATGAACGTCTTGTACGACGCGACGCCCTCGGCCCACCACGCGTCGCGGTCCACCGCCGGGTCCGGCAGCCGCTTGGCGACGAACCCGCCCTTGGCCCCGGTCGGGACGATGACGGCGTTCTTCACGATCTGCGCCTTCACCAGCCCCAGGACCTCGGTGCGGAAGTCCTCGCGCCGGTCCGACCAGCGCAACCCGCCGCGGGCGACCTCCCCGAACCGCAGGTGCACGCCCTCCACGCGCGGGGAGTAGACCCACACCTCGGCGTGCGGGGCGGGCTCGGGCATCCCCACCACCAGCCTGGGGGCCAGCTTGAACGACAGGTACGGGTGCTCGGACCCGTCCGGGGCGTGCTGGTAGGCGTTCGTCCGCACGACGGCCTGCACCACCGACAGCAGCGCCCGCAGGATCCGGTCGGCGTCCAGGCTCGCGACGCCGTCCAGCGCCCCGCGGGTCTCCTCTTCGAGGGCATCGACGAGTTCGGCGCGCTCGGCGTCGTGACCGGAGCGGATCGGGGCGAACCGGGCCTCGAACAGCCGCACGACGAGCCGGGTGATCCCGACGTCGTTGAGCAGGGAGTTCGCGACGTAGTCGAGGGAGTACGCCAGACCCACCTGACGCAGGTAGCGGACCAGGGCACGCACGACCGCGACCTGCCGCCACGTCAGCTGCCCCGCCAGCACCAGGCGGGCCAGGGAGTCGCTCTCGGCGCGCCCCGACCACGCGGCGGCGAAGGCGTCGCAGAAGCGGGTGCGGGCGGCCGCCGGGTCGGCGTCCAGCTGCCAGACGTCGACGGGCAGCCGCAGGCCGACGTCGTCGACCCACACCTTGCGACCGTCCTCGCGGGTCAGCAGGTGCGGTCGCTCGTCCGTCACCTCGACCCCGAGGTCGGTGAGCACCGGCAGGACGGCGCTGAGGGTGACCGGGCTCGTCCGGTAGCTCGTCAGGCGCCACGAGCGCGGCTGCTCGGGGTCCTCCCGCAGGTCCAGGGCCGG encodes the following:
- a CDS encoding NAD-glutamate dehydrogenase — its product is MPAPSTPAGSVRELVRAASTAPDTSWGEGTPADLRAGTAVERLLLDYFAHTAPEDLSDRAPAELLEAVASHLRCGAVRRPGDTLVRLVDGPSSGSGEGRSTVEVVTDDVPFLVDSLTAALTRAGRGIHLLVHPRLAARRSPEGRLEDLHDVGTAPPSEPAESWIRIEIDALPGDDGGGDDALLAQLQDVLDDVRAAVNGWQAMRAKALQIADNLQIDPPRGISASELRTAERFLRWMADDRFTFLGYREYDLRTTGRPQEDDDTGQDAGRDAEEMVLVARPESGLGVLADRPGRSGGRERKLSGPVRDKATEPQVLVVTKANAQATVHRPAFLDYVGVKTFDASGAVTGERRFLGLFTSGAYTDSVKRVPVVAEKVTEVLQRAGFGSSGHSAKDLLSILETFPRDELLQADVESILVTSLAVLRLQERRRTRLFLRRDDYRRFMSCLVYLPRDRYTTRVGARIEQILLDAFDGGSVEHTLRVSESVLARLHVVVRARPGEELVDVDVSQLEADVARAARSWEDDVVDAARGSAGDAGAALVRRWAGGIPNGYRASVPVERAVMDLRRAEELLAADAGDQPALDLREDPEQPRSWRLTSYRTSPVTLSAVLPVLTDLGVEVTDERPHLLTREDGRKVWVDDVGLRLPVDVWQLDADPAAARTRFCDAFAAAWSGRAESDSLARLVLAGQLTWRQVAVVRALVRYLRQVGLAYSLDYVANSLLNDVGITRLVVRLFEARFAPIRSGHDAERAELVDALEEETRGALDGVASLDADRILRALLSVVQAVVRTNAYQHAPDGSEHPYLSFKLAPRLVVGMPEPAPHAEVWVYSPRVEGVHLRFGEVARGGLRWSDRREDFRTEVLGLVKAQIVKNAVIVPTGAKGGFVAKRLPDPAVDRDAWWAEGVASYKTFIAGLLDITDDLRTVDGVRTTVPPVDVVRYDGDDSYLVVAADKGTATFSDIANEIAVSRGFWLGDAFASGGSVGYDHKAMGITARGAWESVRRHFRELGHDTQTEPFTVVGVGDMSGDVFGNGMLLSERIQLVAAFDHRHVFLDPNPDPAASHAERARLFALPRSSWADYDASLISAGGGVYPRTAKSVPVSPQVAERLGLEPGTRSLPPTDLLKAVLAAPVDLFWNGGIGTYVKASTESHADVGDKANDAIRIDGRDLRVKVVGEGGNLGLTQRGRIEAATLGNAGTGVKLNTDAIDNSAGVDCSDHEVNIKILLDHLVTQGELDPADRNETLLRMTDEVGRLVLRDNYDQNVVLSVEGGFAAGLLPAHRRFLDALVRSGDVDRRLEALPSSAELDRRARDGGGLTMPELSVLLAHAKISLGRAVLGSSLPDEEWVASTLRGYFPAELGERFGDHLADHPLRREIATTVLVNHVVGTGGLTFAFRAAEETGSDPADVVRAFVVASEVFGLGERAAAVEALDGQVEAFAQSRLRQEHQRLLDRSVRWLLHTRPEGVDVPAEIARFRPAVAQLAPRIAEAGGTGLMKGQDAATVETEAAWFTERGVPEQEARRTASLLSLFPLLDVVEVAAAAGRTVEEIAQVWYELSDRYAIESVLNGISALPRSDRWQSLARAALRDDLYSAVRDFTAAVVAEAPATGDGQPLDAAAAVLAWETAHAPAVRRAQQTMGDLEGEPGAGDLAALSVGLRALRTVLRAG